One part of the Solea solea chromosome 16, fSolSol10.1, whole genome shotgun sequence genome encodes these proteins:
- the LOC131476112 gene encoding lysosomal alpha-glucosidase-like isoform X1, producing the protein MALLSNSVVAALVLIAFALSNCFYMNNLSDRETKLVRCVHAEPNESIAYERLVIANPTETHNKPSENHPESFKETTNYGDDKCTMAPQSRFDCARDRVLSKRQCEERGCCYAPLPKSVGPPWCFYPSLYPGYKLGPFTPSKRGLAVTLTRAKPSYLPRDVSTLRLEIIEETTGCLHLILKDPSSQRYEVKLPADVPQSRADNSDVLYTTEYQSDPFGFIVRRKSNGHTIINTTVGPLLFADQYLQLSTTLASSLVSGLGEHYTFLLLDLNWTSLTLWNRDMAPHAHANLYGSHPFYIVQEADGLAHGVFLLNSNAIEVTLQPTPALTWVSTGGILDLYFFLGPDPQSVIRQYLQVIGHPMMPPYWSLGFHLCRWGYTTTNTTRKVAQRMHNANLPLDVQWNDLDYADKRRIFTFDPWRFGDLPEMVEEFHRRGMKYILILMAAKASQLLTAVLCWFLPQDPGISSTSPTGTYPPFDDGLKRDVFIKNVTGQILIGKVRLLFYMLFRLSDMHSMCFTVDRCPVGWQAHSCMVFQVWPGPTAFPDFTNPETRQWWEDCIRDFHSKVPVDGLWIDMNEPANFVQGSMEGCPHTDLEDPPYTPRVGGGELNSGTLCMSAQQRQSTHYNLHNMYGLTEAYATNRALTKVRGKRPFVLSRSSYSGIGRFSGVWTGDVRSDWEQLRFSIPAVLQFSLFGVPLVGADICGFEGNTTEELCGRWMQLGAFYPFMRNHNDNFNAPQEPYVFGQEAQAAMRSALNLRYSLLPFLYTLFHHAHTSADTVARPLFMEFPTDPNCQTIDRQFLWGSSLLISPVLEQGSVKLTAYLPFGIWYNLHNGQPFYSKGQYLLLSAPLDTINVHVREGHIIPQQDPALTTTASRRNPFFLTVALSAGGRAWGDLFWDDGDSLDTYKTQDYCYVIFTAGQSQVVSDPLMLNGALDELVLGGLQVFGVPSPPRYVLANGEKVSDFMYHSDTKVLTVTKLTLPMAKVFTVQWAL; encoded by the exons ATGGCTCTGTTGTCTAACTCTGTAGTAGCTGCTCTTGTCCTCATTGCATTTGCTTTGTCAAATTGTTTCTACATGAACAACTTGTCCGATCGTGAAACCAAACTGGTCAGGTGTGTCCATGCCGAGCCAAACGAGAGCATAGCATATGAGAGGCTTGTCATTGCTAATCCaactgaaacacacaataaaccaaGTGAAAATCACCCTGAAAGTTTCAAAGAGACGACTAATTATGGAGATGACAAATGCACCATGGCCCCACAAAGTCGGTTTGACTGTGCCAGGGACAGGGTTCTCAGCAAGAGACAGTGTGAGGAGAGGGGTTGCTGTTATGCCCCTCTGCCCAAATCTGTTGGACCACCTTGGTGCTTCTACCCCAGTTTGTACCCTGGCTACAAACTGGGTCCCTTCACTCCTTCAAAACGAGGCCTGGCTGTCACTCTGACTCGTGCCAAACCCTCATACCTGCCTAGAGACGTCTCTACACTAAGACTGGAAATCATTGAGGAGACCACAGGCTGCTTGCACCTCATT CTGAAGGACCCGTCCTCTCAGCGATATGAGGTCAAACTCCCAGCTGATGTTCcccagagcagagcagataaCTCCGATGTCCTTTACACCACCGAGTACCAGTCTGACCCATTTGGCTTCATAGTGCGACGTAAATCCAATGGACACACGAT TATAAACACCACTGTGGGACCTCTGCTTTTTGCTGACCAGTACTTGCAGTTGTCCACCACACTAGCCTCTTCCCTTGTGTCTGGCCTTGGGGAACATTACACCTTCCTGCTCCTAGACCTTAACTGGACTTCTCTTACTCTCTGGAACAGAGACATGGCACCTCAT GCTCATGCTAACCTATATGGCTCCCACCCATTCTACATTGTACAGGAGGCTGATGGATTAGCACATGGAGTTTTCCTTCTCAACAGCAATGCAATTG AGGTGACGCTTCAGCCGACTCCTGCTCTCACCTGGGTGTCAACTGGAGGAATTCTGGACctatacttttttttaggtCCTGACCCTCAAAGTGTTATACGACAATACCTTCAGGTCATTG GCCATCCCATGATGCCCCCCTATTGGTCCCTGGGATTTCATCTTTGCCGCTGGGGTTACACCACCACTAATACAACCCGCAAGGTTGCACAACGCATGCACAATGCCAACCTTCCATTG GATGTGCAGTGGAATGATTTGGATTACGCAGACAAGCGAAGGATTTTCACTTTTGATCCCTGGCGATTTGGTGACCTCCCAGAGATGGTGGAAGAATTCCATAGGAGAGGCATGAAGTACATCCTTATTCTG ATGGCAGCAAAAGCCTCTCAGCTTCTGACTGCTGTGCTCTGCTGGTTTCTGCCCCAGGACCCAGGGATCAGTAGCACTAGCCCCACTGGAACTTACCCTCCCTTTGATGATGGCCTGAAACGAGACGtcttcattaaaaatgtcacaggaCAAATTTTGATCGGGAAGGTAAGACTCCTTTTTTATATGTTGTTCCGCCTGAGTGATATGCATAGCATGTGTTTTACTGTTGACCGCTGTCCGGTTGGTTGGCAAGCACATTCTTGTATGGTGTTCCAGGTTTGGCCTGGCCCTACAGCCTTCCCTGACTTCACCAACCCAGAGACCAGACAGTGGTGGGAAGACTGCATCAGAGATTTTCATTCTAAAGTGCCTGTGGATGGACTGTGGATT GATATGAATGAACCAGCCAATTTTGTCCAGGGCTCAATGGAGGGCTGTCCTCACACTGATCTTGAAGACCCGCCTTACACACCTA GAGTAGGCGGAGGGGAGTTGAACTCGGGAACTCTCTGCATGTCAGCTCAGCAGAGGCAATCCACTCACTACAACCTGCACAATATGTACGGACTGACAGAAGCATATGCCACAAACAG AGCTCTTACAAAGGTACGAGGGAAGAGGCCTTTTGTCCTGTCTCGCTCCTCTTACTCTGGCATTGGACGCTTCTCTGGAGTGTGGACAGGTGATGTCAGAAGTGACTGGGAGCAGCTGCGATTCTCCATCCCTG CTGTGCTGCAGTTTAGCCTGTTCGGGGTTCCTCTGGTGGGGGCGGACATCTGTGGGTTTGAAGGCAACACCACTGAGGAACTGTGTGGGCGATGGATGCAGCTTGGGGCCTTTTACCCATTTATGAGGAACCACAATGACAACTTCAATGCT CCTCAGGAGCCATATGTATTTGGGCAGGAGGCTCAGGCTGCCATGCGGAGTGCACTGAACCTTCGTTACTCCCTTCTCCCTTTCCTCTACACACTCTTTCATCATGCACACACCTCCGCTGACACTGTGGCCAGGCCTCTCTTCATGGA GTTTCCCACTGACCCCAACTGTCAGACCATAGACCGGCAGTTCTTGTGGGGGAGTTCACTCCTCATTAGCCCAGTTTTGGAGCAAGGCTCAGTCAAGTTGACTGCCTACCTACCCTTTGGCATTTGGTACAACTTGCATAAT GGTCAGCCTTTTTACAGTAAGGGTCAGTACCTGCTCCTGTCAGCCCCTCTGGACACTATCAACGTACATGTGAGGGAGGGACACATTATCCCACAGCAG GATCCTGCTCTGACAACCACAGCCTCCCGCAGAAACCCCTTCTTCCTGACAGTGGCACTGTCAGCAGGTGGCCGGGCCTGGGGAGACTTGTTCTGGGACGATGGGGACAGTCTTGATACCTACAAAACGCAAGATTATTGTTATGTCATCTTCACTGCTGGACAG TCTCAGGTTGTGAGTGATCCTCTGATGCTGAATGGGGCCCTGGATGAACTGGTGCTGGGAGGACTGCAGGTGTTTGGAGTGCCCTCACCTCCCCGCTATGTTTTGGCCAATGGggagaaagtcagtgatttcaTGTACCACAGCGACACCAAG GTCTTGACAGTGACCAAGTTGACCTTGCCCATGGCAAAGGTTTTCACAGTCCAGTGGGCTCTCTGA
- the LOC131476112 gene encoding lysosomal alpha-glucosidase-like isoform X4, with product MALLSNSVVAALVLIAFALSNCFYMNNLSDRETKLVRCVHAEPNESIAYERLVIANPTETHNKPSENHPESFKETTNYGDDKCTMAPQSRFDCARDRVLSKRQCEERGCCYAPLPKSVGPPWCFYPSLYPGYKLGPFTPSKRGLAVTLTRAKPSYLPRDVSTLRLEIIEETTGCLHLILKDPSSQRYEVKLPADVPQSRADNSDVLYTTEYQSDPFGFIVRRKSNGHTIINTTVGPLLFADQYLQLSTTLASSLVSGLGEHYTFLLLDLNWTSLTLWNRDMAPHAHANLYGSHPFYIVQEADGLAHGVFLLNSNAIEVTLQPTPALTWVSTGGILDLYFFLGPDPQSVIRQYLQVIGHPMMPPYWSLGFHLCRWGYTTTNTTRKVAQRMHNANLPLDVQWNDLDYADKRRIFTFDPWRFGDLPEMVEEFHRRGMKYILILDPGISSTSPTGTYPPFDDGLKRDVFIKNVTGQILIGKVWPGPTAFPDFTNPETRQWWEDCIRDFHSKVPVDGLWIDMNEPANFVQGSMEGCPHTDLEDPPYTPRVGGGELNSGTLCMSAQQRQSTHYNLHNMYGLTEAYATNRALTKVRGKRPFVLSRSSYSGIGRFSGVWTGDVRSDWEQLRFSIPAVLQFSLFGVPLVGADICGFEGNTTEELCGRWMQLGAFYPFMRNHNDNFNAPQEPYVFGQEAQAAMRSALNLRYSLLPFLYTLFHHAHTSADTVARPLFMEFPTDPNCQTIDRQFLWGSSLLISPVLEQGSVKLTAYLPFGIWYNLHNGQPFYSKGQYLLLSAPLDTINVHVREGHIIPQQDPALTTTASRRNPFFLTVALSAGGRAWGDLFWDDGDSLDTYKTQDYCYVIFTAGQSQVVSDPLMLNGALDELVLGGLQVFGVPSPPRYVLANGEKVSDFMYHSDTKVLTVTKLTLPMAKVFTVQWAL from the exons ATGGCTCTGTTGTCTAACTCTGTAGTAGCTGCTCTTGTCCTCATTGCATTTGCTTTGTCAAATTGTTTCTACATGAACAACTTGTCCGATCGTGAAACCAAACTGGTCAGGTGTGTCCATGCCGAGCCAAACGAGAGCATAGCATATGAGAGGCTTGTCATTGCTAATCCaactgaaacacacaataaaccaaGTGAAAATCACCCTGAAAGTTTCAAAGAGACGACTAATTATGGAGATGACAAATGCACCATGGCCCCACAAAGTCGGTTTGACTGTGCCAGGGACAGGGTTCTCAGCAAGAGACAGTGTGAGGAGAGGGGTTGCTGTTATGCCCCTCTGCCCAAATCTGTTGGACCACCTTGGTGCTTCTACCCCAGTTTGTACCCTGGCTACAAACTGGGTCCCTTCACTCCTTCAAAACGAGGCCTGGCTGTCACTCTGACTCGTGCCAAACCCTCATACCTGCCTAGAGACGTCTCTACACTAAGACTGGAAATCATTGAGGAGACCACAGGCTGCTTGCACCTCATT CTGAAGGACCCGTCCTCTCAGCGATATGAGGTCAAACTCCCAGCTGATGTTCcccagagcagagcagataaCTCCGATGTCCTTTACACCACCGAGTACCAGTCTGACCCATTTGGCTTCATAGTGCGACGTAAATCCAATGGACACACGAT TATAAACACCACTGTGGGACCTCTGCTTTTTGCTGACCAGTACTTGCAGTTGTCCACCACACTAGCCTCTTCCCTTGTGTCTGGCCTTGGGGAACATTACACCTTCCTGCTCCTAGACCTTAACTGGACTTCTCTTACTCTCTGGAACAGAGACATGGCACCTCAT GCTCATGCTAACCTATATGGCTCCCACCCATTCTACATTGTACAGGAGGCTGATGGATTAGCACATGGAGTTTTCCTTCTCAACAGCAATGCAATTG AGGTGACGCTTCAGCCGACTCCTGCTCTCACCTGGGTGTCAACTGGAGGAATTCTGGACctatacttttttttaggtCCTGACCCTCAAAGTGTTATACGACAATACCTTCAGGTCATTG GCCATCCCATGATGCCCCCCTATTGGTCCCTGGGATTTCATCTTTGCCGCTGGGGTTACACCACCACTAATACAACCCGCAAGGTTGCACAACGCATGCACAATGCCAACCTTCCATTG GATGTGCAGTGGAATGATTTGGATTACGCAGACAAGCGAAGGATTTTCACTTTTGATCCCTGGCGATTTGGTGACCTCCCAGAGATGGTGGAAGAATTCCATAGGAGAGGCATGAAGTACATCCTTATTCTG GACCCAGGGATCAGTAGCACTAGCCCCACTGGAACTTACCCTCCCTTTGATGATGGCCTGAAACGAGACGtcttcattaaaaatgtcacaggaCAAATTTTGATCGGGAAG GTTTGGCCTGGCCCTACAGCCTTCCCTGACTTCACCAACCCAGAGACCAGACAGTGGTGGGAAGACTGCATCAGAGATTTTCATTCTAAAGTGCCTGTGGATGGACTGTGGATT GATATGAATGAACCAGCCAATTTTGTCCAGGGCTCAATGGAGGGCTGTCCTCACACTGATCTTGAAGACCCGCCTTACACACCTA GAGTAGGCGGAGGGGAGTTGAACTCGGGAACTCTCTGCATGTCAGCTCAGCAGAGGCAATCCACTCACTACAACCTGCACAATATGTACGGACTGACAGAAGCATATGCCACAAACAG AGCTCTTACAAAGGTACGAGGGAAGAGGCCTTTTGTCCTGTCTCGCTCCTCTTACTCTGGCATTGGACGCTTCTCTGGAGTGTGGACAGGTGATGTCAGAAGTGACTGGGAGCAGCTGCGATTCTCCATCCCTG CTGTGCTGCAGTTTAGCCTGTTCGGGGTTCCTCTGGTGGGGGCGGACATCTGTGGGTTTGAAGGCAACACCACTGAGGAACTGTGTGGGCGATGGATGCAGCTTGGGGCCTTTTACCCATTTATGAGGAACCACAATGACAACTTCAATGCT CCTCAGGAGCCATATGTATTTGGGCAGGAGGCTCAGGCTGCCATGCGGAGTGCACTGAACCTTCGTTACTCCCTTCTCCCTTTCCTCTACACACTCTTTCATCATGCACACACCTCCGCTGACACTGTGGCCAGGCCTCTCTTCATGGA GTTTCCCACTGACCCCAACTGTCAGACCATAGACCGGCAGTTCTTGTGGGGGAGTTCACTCCTCATTAGCCCAGTTTTGGAGCAAGGCTCAGTCAAGTTGACTGCCTACCTACCCTTTGGCATTTGGTACAACTTGCATAAT GGTCAGCCTTTTTACAGTAAGGGTCAGTACCTGCTCCTGTCAGCCCCTCTGGACACTATCAACGTACATGTGAGGGAGGGACACATTATCCCACAGCAG GATCCTGCTCTGACAACCACAGCCTCCCGCAGAAACCCCTTCTTCCTGACAGTGGCACTGTCAGCAGGTGGCCGGGCCTGGGGAGACTTGTTCTGGGACGATGGGGACAGTCTTGATACCTACAAAACGCAAGATTATTGTTATGTCATCTTCACTGCTGGACAG TCTCAGGTTGTGAGTGATCCTCTGATGCTGAATGGGGCCCTGGATGAACTGGTGCTGGGAGGACTGCAGGTGTTTGGAGTGCCCTCACCTCCCCGCTATGTTTTGGCCAATGGggagaaagtcagtgatttcaTGTACCACAGCGACACCAAG GTCTTGACAGTGACCAAGTTGACCTTGCCCATGGCAAAGGTTTTCACAGTCCAGTGGGCTCTCTGA
- the LOC131476112 gene encoding lysosomal alpha-glucosidase-like isoform X3, translated as MALLSNSVVAALVLIAFALSNCFYMNNLSDRETKLVRCVHAEPNESIAYERLVIANPTETHNKPSENHPESFKETTNYGDDKCTMAPQSRFDCARDRVLSKRQCEERGCCYAPLPKSVGPPWCFYPSLYPGYKLGPFTPSKRGLAVTLTRAKPSYLPRDVSTLRLEIIEETTGCLHLILKDPSSQRYEVKLPADVPQSRADNSDVLYTTEYQSDPFGFIVRRKSNGHTIINTTVGPLLFADQYLQLSTTLASSLVSGLGEHYTFLLLDLNWTSLTLWNRDMAPHAHANLYGSHPFYIVQEADGLAHGVFLLNSNAIEVTLQPTPALTWVSTGGILDLYFFLGPDPQSVIRQYLQVIGHPMMPPYWSLGFHLCRWGYTTTNTTRKVAQRMHNANLPLDVQWNDLDYADKRRIFTFDPWRFGDLPEMVEEFHRRGMKYILILMAAKASQLLTAVLCWFLPQDPGISSTSPTGTYPPFDDGLKRDVFIKNVTGQILIGKVWPGPTAFPDFTNPETRQWWEDCIRDFHSKVPVDGLWIDMNEPANFVQGSMEGCPHTDLEDPPYTPRVGGGELNSGTLCMSAQQRQSTHYNLHNMYGLTEAYATNRALTKVRGKRPFVLSRSSYSGIGRFSGVWTGDVRSDWEQLRFSIPAVLQFSLFGVPLVGADICGFEGNTTEELCGRWMQLGAFYPFMRNHNDNFNAPQEPYVFGQEAQAAMRSALNLRYSLLPFLYTLFHHAHTSADTVARPLFMEFPTDPNCQTIDRQFLWGSSLLISPVLEQGSVKLTAYLPFGIWYNLHNGQPFYSKGQYLLLSAPLDTINVHVREGHIIPQQDPALTTTASRRNPFFLTVALSAGGRAWGDLFWDDGDSLDTYKTQDYCYVIFTAGQSQVVSDPLMLNGALDELVLGGLQVFGVPSPPRYVLANGEKVSDFMYHSDTKVLTVTKLTLPMAKVFTVQWAL; from the exons ATGGCTCTGTTGTCTAACTCTGTAGTAGCTGCTCTTGTCCTCATTGCATTTGCTTTGTCAAATTGTTTCTACATGAACAACTTGTCCGATCGTGAAACCAAACTGGTCAGGTGTGTCCATGCCGAGCCAAACGAGAGCATAGCATATGAGAGGCTTGTCATTGCTAATCCaactgaaacacacaataaaccaaGTGAAAATCACCCTGAAAGTTTCAAAGAGACGACTAATTATGGAGATGACAAATGCACCATGGCCCCACAAAGTCGGTTTGACTGTGCCAGGGACAGGGTTCTCAGCAAGAGACAGTGTGAGGAGAGGGGTTGCTGTTATGCCCCTCTGCCCAAATCTGTTGGACCACCTTGGTGCTTCTACCCCAGTTTGTACCCTGGCTACAAACTGGGTCCCTTCACTCCTTCAAAACGAGGCCTGGCTGTCACTCTGACTCGTGCCAAACCCTCATACCTGCCTAGAGACGTCTCTACACTAAGACTGGAAATCATTGAGGAGACCACAGGCTGCTTGCACCTCATT CTGAAGGACCCGTCCTCTCAGCGATATGAGGTCAAACTCCCAGCTGATGTTCcccagagcagagcagataaCTCCGATGTCCTTTACACCACCGAGTACCAGTCTGACCCATTTGGCTTCATAGTGCGACGTAAATCCAATGGACACACGAT TATAAACACCACTGTGGGACCTCTGCTTTTTGCTGACCAGTACTTGCAGTTGTCCACCACACTAGCCTCTTCCCTTGTGTCTGGCCTTGGGGAACATTACACCTTCCTGCTCCTAGACCTTAACTGGACTTCTCTTACTCTCTGGAACAGAGACATGGCACCTCAT GCTCATGCTAACCTATATGGCTCCCACCCATTCTACATTGTACAGGAGGCTGATGGATTAGCACATGGAGTTTTCCTTCTCAACAGCAATGCAATTG AGGTGACGCTTCAGCCGACTCCTGCTCTCACCTGGGTGTCAACTGGAGGAATTCTGGACctatacttttttttaggtCCTGACCCTCAAAGTGTTATACGACAATACCTTCAGGTCATTG GCCATCCCATGATGCCCCCCTATTGGTCCCTGGGATTTCATCTTTGCCGCTGGGGTTACACCACCACTAATACAACCCGCAAGGTTGCACAACGCATGCACAATGCCAACCTTCCATTG GATGTGCAGTGGAATGATTTGGATTACGCAGACAAGCGAAGGATTTTCACTTTTGATCCCTGGCGATTTGGTGACCTCCCAGAGATGGTGGAAGAATTCCATAGGAGAGGCATGAAGTACATCCTTATTCTG ATGGCAGCAAAAGCCTCTCAGCTTCTGACTGCTGTGCTCTGCTGGTTTCTGCCCCAGGACCCAGGGATCAGTAGCACTAGCCCCACTGGAACTTACCCTCCCTTTGATGATGGCCTGAAACGAGACGtcttcattaaaaatgtcacaggaCAAATTTTGATCGGGAAG GTTTGGCCTGGCCCTACAGCCTTCCCTGACTTCACCAACCCAGAGACCAGACAGTGGTGGGAAGACTGCATCAGAGATTTTCATTCTAAAGTGCCTGTGGATGGACTGTGGATT GATATGAATGAACCAGCCAATTTTGTCCAGGGCTCAATGGAGGGCTGTCCTCACACTGATCTTGAAGACCCGCCTTACACACCTA GAGTAGGCGGAGGGGAGTTGAACTCGGGAACTCTCTGCATGTCAGCTCAGCAGAGGCAATCCACTCACTACAACCTGCACAATATGTACGGACTGACAGAAGCATATGCCACAAACAG AGCTCTTACAAAGGTACGAGGGAAGAGGCCTTTTGTCCTGTCTCGCTCCTCTTACTCTGGCATTGGACGCTTCTCTGGAGTGTGGACAGGTGATGTCAGAAGTGACTGGGAGCAGCTGCGATTCTCCATCCCTG CTGTGCTGCAGTTTAGCCTGTTCGGGGTTCCTCTGGTGGGGGCGGACATCTGTGGGTTTGAAGGCAACACCACTGAGGAACTGTGTGGGCGATGGATGCAGCTTGGGGCCTTTTACCCATTTATGAGGAACCACAATGACAACTTCAATGCT CCTCAGGAGCCATATGTATTTGGGCAGGAGGCTCAGGCTGCCATGCGGAGTGCACTGAACCTTCGTTACTCCCTTCTCCCTTTCCTCTACACACTCTTTCATCATGCACACACCTCCGCTGACACTGTGGCCAGGCCTCTCTTCATGGA GTTTCCCACTGACCCCAACTGTCAGACCATAGACCGGCAGTTCTTGTGGGGGAGTTCACTCCTCATTAGCCCAGTTTTGGAGCAAGGCTCAGTCAAGTTGACTGCCTACCTACCCTTTGGCATTTGGTACAACTTGCATAAT GGTCAGCCTTTTTACAGTAAGGGTCAGTACCTGCTCCTGTCAGCCCCTCTGGACACTATCAACGTACATGTGAGGGAGGGACACATTATCCCACAGCAG GATCCTGCTCTGACAACCACAGCCTCCCGCAGAAACCCCTTCTTCCTGACAGTGGCACTGTCAGCAGGTGGCCGGGCCTGGGGAGACTTGTTCTGGGACGATGGGGACAGTCTTGATACCTACAAAACGCAAGATTATTGTTATGTCATCTTCACTGCTGGACAG TCTCAGGTTGTGAGTGATCCTCTGATGCTGAATGGGGCCCTGGATGAACTGGTGCTGGGAGGACTGCAGGTGTTTGGAGTGCCCTCACCTCCCCGCTATGTTTTGGCCAATGGggagaaagtcagtgatttcaTGTACCACAGCGACACCAAG GTCTTGACAGTGACCAAGTTGACCTTGCCCATGGCAAAGGTTTTCACAGTCCAGTGGGCTCTCTGA